A region of Selenomonadales bacterium 4137-cl DNA encodes the following proteins:
- a CDS encoding heavy-metal-associated domain-containing protein — MATTAGRKTAVYRVGGLKGDHCRDRIEHTLSHLGGVAGVDVDLGAREVKVAYDPDVIPSGYIEETLQSLGYSIQG, encoded by the coding sequence TTGGCAACAACAGCAGGCAGGAAAACAGCCGTTTACAGGGTCGGCGGCCTTAAGGGCGATCATTGCCGCGACCGCATCGAGCATACGCTTTCTCATCTTGGCGGCGTGGCCGGGGTGGATGTCGATCTGGGCGCCAGGGAGGTAAAGGTGGCCTATGACCCGGATGTCATCCCCAGCGGGTATATCGAGGAGACGTTGCAATCCTTGGGCTACTCTATCCAGGGTTAG
- the metK gene encoding methionine adenosyltransferase has translation MEKMRRLFTSESVTEGHPDKIADQISDSVLDAIIAQDPMARVACETLVTTGIVHVVGEITTNCYVDIPKIVRQTVKEIGYTRAKFGFDGETCGVMTSIDEQSADIALGVDKALEAKKGEDDMIEAIGAGDQGMMFGYATNETPELMPMPISLAHQLARRLSEVRKTRVLPWLRPDGKTQVTVEYEGDKPVRIDTIVVSTQHRPDIELKDIEKAIIEHVITPVVPAGFLDAKTKYYINPTGRFVVGGPQGDAGLTGRKIIVDTYGGMARHGGGAFSGKDPTKVDRSGAYAARYVAKNVVAAGLADKCEIQLAYAIGIARPVSVLVETFGTAKVDEALIAELIAAHFDLRPAGIIKTLDLRRPIYRQTAAYGHFGRTDVELPWERTDKAEILRKEAGLK, from the coding sequence TTGGAGAAGATGCGCAGATTGTTCACATCCGAGTCGGTGACCGAAGGTCATCCCGACAAAATTGCCGACCAGATTTCCGACAGCGTCCTTGACGCGATCATCGCTCAGGACCCGATGGCGCGCGTGGCCTGCGAAACGCTGGTGACGACGGGTATCGTCCATGTGGTGGGCGAGATCACGACCAATTGTTATGTCGATATCCCCAAGATTGTCCGCCAGACGGTCAAGGAGATCGGCTACACTCGCGCTAAGTTCGGTTTCGACGGCGAAACCTGCGGTGTCATGACATCGATCGACGAGCAGTCGGCCGATATCGCTCTGGGAGTGGATAAGGCTCTGGAGGCCAAGAAGGGCGAGGACGATATGATCGAGGCCATCGGCGCCGGCGACCAGGGGATGATGTTCGGTTATGCGACGAACGAGACGCCCGAATTGATGCCCATGCCGATTTCGCTGGCCCACCAGCTGGCCCGCCGCCTGAGCGAGGTGCGCAAGACGCGCGTGCTGCCGTGGCTGCGCCCGGACGGCAAGACCCAGGTGACGGTGGAGTACGAGGGCGACAAGCCGGTGCGGATCGATACGATCGTCGTTTCGACCCAGCACCGCCCGGATATCGAGTTGAAGGACATCGAGAAGGCGATTATCGAGCATGTTATCACGCCGGTTGTGCCGGCCGGTTTTCTCGATGCCAAGACGAAGTACTATATCAATCCCACCGGCCGGTTCGTGGTCGGCGGACCGCAGGGCGACGCCGGCCTGACGGGGCGGAAGATCATCGTCGATACCTACGGCGGCATGGCCCGTCACGGCGGCGGCGCGTTTTCGGGCAAGGATCCCACGAAGGTCGACCGCTCGGGGGCGTATGCGGCCCGTTATGTGGCCAAGAATGTGGTGGCCGCCGGCCTGGCGGACAAGTGCGAGATTCAGCTGGCGTACGCTATCGGTATCGCCCGCCCGGTGTCGGTTCTGGTGGAGACCTTCGGCACCGCCAAGGTTGACGAGGCGCTGATCGCCGAGCTGATCGCCGCCCATTTCGATCTGAGGCCCGCCGGCATCATCAAGACGCTGGATCTGCGGCGCCCCATTTATCGGCAGACGGCGGCTTACGGCCATTTCGGCCGCACCGATGTCGAGCTGCCGTGGGAACGGACGGATAAGGCGGAGATTCTCCGCAAGGAAGCGGGCCTGAAGTAA
- the coaBC gene encoding bifunctional phosphopantothenoylcysteine decarboxylase/phosphopantothenate--cysteine ligase CoaBC: MLAGKCVVLGVSGGIAAYKAVEVASRLRKQGASVYVVMTRAATKFVTPLTFREISGNPVVTSMWDEPKNWNVEHVALATRADLFLVAPATANVIGKLAAGIADDMLTTTLLATKAPVVLAPAMNCNMYLNPLVQANIAKLTGLGYHFIPPDEGLLACGVEGPGRLPEPAAIVDKVAALLGAGGGMAGRKVLVTAGPTREAIDPVRYISNHSSGKMGYAIARTAAARGADVVLVTGPTELAPPPGVRVARVETAAEMMAAVLAEFDDCDVVVKAAAVADYRVQAPAGQKIKKRDDELALTLVKNPDILAELGRRKQGQLLVGFAAETEELVGHARDKLTRKNLDMIVANDVTLPGAGFGADTNIVKLLYPDGRVEEYGRTAKDELAGIILDKICVLLTNRH, from the coding sequence ATGCTTGCAGGGAAATGCGTCGTCCTGGGTGTGTCGGGAGGCATCGCCGCTTATAAAGCGGTTGAGGTGGCCAGCCGGCTGAGGAAGCAGGGGGCGTCGGTTTATGTCGTGATGACGCGGGCGGCGACTAAATTCGTGACGCCGCTCACTTTTCGCGAAATCAGCGGTAACCCGGTTGTGACTTCGATGTGGGATGAGCCGAAAAATTGGAATGTGGAGCATGTCGCGCTCGCTACGCGGGCCGATTTGTTTTTGGTCGCGCCGGCGACCGCCAATGTTATCGGCAAGCTCGCGGCCGGCATCGCCGACGATATGCTGACGACGACGCTGCTGGCGACGAAGGCGCCGGTGGTGCTGGCGCCGGCGATGAATTGCAATATGTATCTGAACCCGCTGGTACAGGCCAATATCGCCAAACTTACCGGGCTGGGGTATCATTTCATCCCGCCTGATGAGGGGCTGCTGGCCTGCGGGGTGGAAGGTCCCGGACGGCTGCCGGAGCCGGCGGCGATTGTCGACAAGGTGGCCGCGCTGCTGGGGGCCGGCGGTGGAATGGCGGGGAGGAAGGTGCTGGTTACGGCCGGCCCGACCCGCGAAGCGATCGATCCGGTCCGGTATATCAGCAATCATTCGAGCGGCAAGATGGGCTACGCCATCGCCAGGACGGCGGCCGCACGCGGCGCGGACGTGGTGCTGGTGACGGGGCCGACGGAGCTTGCGCCGCCGCCGGGAGTTAGGGTGGCGCGGGTGGAGACGGCGGCCGAGATGATGGCCGCGGTGCTGGCCGAGTTTGACGACTGCGACGTTGTGGTGAAGGCGGCGGCGGTGGCGGATTACCGCGTGCAGGCGCCCGCCGGGCAAAAGATCAAGAAGCGGGATGACGAGCTGGCGCTAACGCTGGTGAAGAACCCCGATATTCTTGCCGAGTTGGGCCGCAGGAAGCAGGGCCAGCTGCTGGTGGGGTTCGCGGCGGAGACGGAGGAGCTTGTCGGTCACGCCCGCGATAAGCTGACGCGGAAAAATCTCGATATGATCGTGGCTAACGATGTGACGCTGCCGGGCGCGGGCTTCGGCGCGGACACGAACATTGTCAAGCTGCTGTACCCTGACGGCCGGGTGGAGGAGTACGGACGTACGGCCAAGGATGAGTTGGCTGGGATAATTTTAGATAAAATTTGCGTTTTGTTAACAAATAGGCATTGA
- the rpoZ gene encoding DNA-directed RNA polymerase subunit omega, translating into MIHPSLDTLVDKVDSKYTLVVLAAKRAREIMDGEESLVDSRSNKPVTVALEEVAQGRIVYERTKSGIK; encoded by the coding sequence ATGATTCATCCGTCTTTGGATACGCTTGTCGACAAGGTCGACAGTAAGTATACGCTGGTGGTGCTTGCCGCCAAGCGGGCCAGGGAGATCATGGACGGCGAGGAGTCGCTGGTGGATTCGCGTTCCAACAAGCCTGTGACGGTTGCTCTGGAAGAGGTTGCCCAGGGCAGGATCGTGTACGAGAGGACGAAGTCGGGCATCAAGTAG
- the gmk gene encoding guanylate kinase: MARHGILIVLSGPSGTGKGTICKELLAQNENLHYSISATTRSARPGEVNGVNYWFVAPDEFRTMVEQDELLEWAEVYGNCYGTPRRWVSDMLWSGHDVVLEIDTQGAMQIKKKFPQGVFVFIIPPSLKELEDRIVKRGADSPAVIAKRLGCVQGELGFATQYDYAVVNDEVATATAKIAAIIVAEKCRMERNSDLIEAIGKRGSID, translated from the coding sequence ATGGCGCGGCACGGTATTCTGATCGTTCTTTCCGGTCCTTCAGGGACCGGTAAGGGCACTATTTGCAAAGAGTTGCTTGCCCAAAACGAAAATTTGCATTATTCGATTTCGGCTACGACCCGCTCTGCCCGCCCCGGGGAGGTAAACGGGGTTAATTATTGGTTCGTGGCCCCCGACGAGTTCCGTACGATGGTCGAGCAGGATGAACTGCTGGAGTGGGCCGAGGTTTACGGCAACTGTTACGGTACTCCTCGCCGCTGGGTGTCGGATATGCTGTGGAGCGGCCACGATGTCGTTCTGGAAATCGATACCCAGGGTGCGATGCAGATTAAGAAGAAGTTTCCCCAAGGGGTGTTCGTTTTCATTATTCCCCCGTCGCTGAAGGAGCTGGAGGACCGTATCGTCAAGCGCGGCGCCGACAGCCCGGCGGTGATCGCCAAGCGCCTGGGCTGCGTGCAGGGTGAACTGGGTTTTGCCACGCAGTATGATTATGCGGTGGTGAATGACGAGGTGGCGACGGCGACGGCCAAGATCGCCGCGATTATTGTCGCGGAGAAGTGCCGTATGGAGCGTAACAGCGATTTGATTGAGGCTATCGGCAAGAGAGGCAGCATAGATTGA
- a CDS encoding DUF370 domain-containing protein encodes MDIKLINIGFGNIVSANRIVAIVSPESAPIKRIIQEARDRGMLIDATYGRRTRAVIISDSDHVVLSAVQPETVAHRLVSKESSSDDAAE; translated from the coding sequence ATGGATATCAAGCTAATCAACATCGGCTTCGGCAATATCGTGTCAGCCAATCGCATCGTCGCTATCGTCAGTCCCGAGTCGGCTCCCATTAAACGCATCATCCAGGAGGCCCGCGACCGCGGGATGCTTATCGATGCGACCTACGGCCGTAGAACCCGTGCGGTGATTATCTCTGACAGCGATCATGTGGTGTTGTCGGCGGTTCAGCCCGAGACGGTGGCTCATCGCCTGGTGAGCAAGGAATCGAGCAGCGACGACGCCGCGGAGTAG
- a CDS encoding YicC/YloC family endoribonuclease yields the protein MLKSMTGFGRGEFMDAEHRLVVEVKAVNHRYNEIVIRMPKNLGSLEDKIRKTVAATLQRGRIDVFVTVDEYGEKNRGVRVDKELAIAYHKALKELGELLGAPVEESVHQVARYQDVLRVEEVSTDVDGLWAKLQTAVETAVQNLMAMRLAEGTSIEQDMAARIDAIAGYVDAVEERAPQVLSEYREKLLGRMRELLAAVGAEPDEARLLQEAALYGDRISIAEELVRLRSHLRQFKDTLASGEAVGRKLDFIVQEMNRETNTIASKANDFTVANVVVEIKSEIEKVREQIQNIE from the coding sequence GTGCTTAAGAGTATGACGGGGTTCGGCCGGGGAGAGTTTATGGATGCCGAACATCGTTTGGTTGTCGAGGTGAAGGCGGTTAACCACCGCTATAATGAGATCGTTATCCGCATGCCGAAAAATCTCGGTTCGCTGGAGGACAAGATCCGCAAGACGGTTGCCGCTACGTTGCAGCGGGGCCGGATCGACGTTTTCGTGACAGTGGACGAGTATGGGGAAAAGAACCGGGGGGTAAGGGTTGACAAAGAATTGGCAATCGCTTACCATAAAGCATTGAAAGAGCTCGGCGAGCTTCTCGGTGCGCCTGTGGAGGAGAGCGTCCACCAGGTCGCCCGCTACCAGGATGTGCTGCGGGTGGAAGAGGTTTCGACCGATGTCGATGGGCTATGGGCCAAGCTGCAGACGGCGGTTGAGACGGCGGTGCAGAATCTAATGGCGATGCGCCTGGCCGAGGGGACCAGCATCGAGCAGGATATGGCGGCCCGGATCGACGCTATCGCCGGGTATGTGGATGCCGTGGAGGAACGGGCGCCGCAGGTGCTGAGCGAGTATCGCGAGAAGCTGCTGGGCAGGATGCGTGAGCTGCTGGCGGCGGTGGGGGCCGAGCCGGACGAGGCGCGCCTGCTCCAGGAGGCCGCGCTGTACGGCGACCGGATCAGTATCGCCGAGGAGTTGGTGAGGCTGAGGAGCCATCTGCGCCAGTTCAAGGATACGTTGGCTTCCGGGGAGGCTGTGGGCCGCAAACTGGATTTCATTGTCCAGGAGATGAACCGGGAGACGAATACGATCGCCTCGAAGGCCAATGATTTTACGGTGGCGAATGTGGTGGTCGAAATTAAAAGTGAGATCGAGAAGGTCAGAGAGCAAATCCAGAACATAGAGTAA
- a CDS encoding HD-GYP domain-containing protein: MRQIPLSEAKPGMLLARYIMNGAGTILLAPDVTLTEEYLRKLTALGVSTIFVKDPDHPDIHTPEYLSIQTQQRALAVLDTTMKQIARGDTFAPDAVDSVASDIVEDLLMQKNLTIHLSGIMTHDDDTLAHSLNCSIYSAILARIAGFTIPQIKEVAAGALLHDVGKMFIEKIILNKPGRLTEEEYAVVKVHAEQGFKSLISRRGELSSLVAHMAWQHHERVNGQGYPRQLQGSEILPYAKILAITDVYEAITVNRPYRRAMAPDAIYDTIHSGLGNEFDAYLGELFLSKLAIYIAGMRVMLNTGETGIVAAVPEETPQRPVVRLIAHPDGSPYTPAREISLADHPKIQILATKTT, from the coding sequence ATGCGCCAGATTCCCCTCTCCGAGGCAAAACCCGGGATGCTCCTGGCCCGATATATAATGAACGGCGCCGGCACGATACTTCTTGCCCCGGACGTCACCCTGACCGAGGAATACCTCCGCAAACTTACGGCGCTCGGCGTGAGCACCATCTTCGTAAAAGACCCCGACCATCCCGACATTCACACCCCCGAATACCTCTCCATCCAAACGCAGCAACGGGCGCTGGCCGTCCTCGACACCACCATGAAGCAGATCGCCCGCGGCGACACCTTCGCCCCCGACGCCGTCGACAGCGTCGCCTCCGACATCGTCGAAGACCTCCTCATGCAGAAGAACCTCACCATCCACCTGTCAGGCATCATGACCCACGACGACGACACCCTCGCCCACAGCCTCAACTGCTCCATCTACTCCGCCATCCTCGCCAGAATCGCCGGCTTCACCATCCCCCAGATCAAAGAAGTGGCCGCCGGCGCCCTCCTCCACGACGTCGGCAAAATGTTCATCGAAAAAATCATCCTCAACAAGCCCGGCCGGCTGACCGAAGAGGAATACGCGGTCGTTAAAGTCCACGCCGAACAAGGCTTCAAATCCCTCATCTCCAGGCGGGGAGAGCTTTCCAGCCTCGTCGCCCACATGGCCTGGCAACACCACGAAAGAGTCAACGGCCAGGGTTACCCCCGCCAGCTTCAAGGCTCCGAGATCCTGCCCTACGCCAAAATACTCGCCATCACCGACGTCTACGAAGCCATCACCGTCAACCGTCCCTACCGGCGTGCCATGGCCCCCGACGCCATCTACGACACCATCCACTCCGGCCTGGGCAACGAATTCGACGCCTACCTCGGCGAGCTTTTCCTCTCCAAGCTCGCCATCTACATCGCCGGCATGCGCGTAATGCTCAACACCGGAGAAACAGGCATCGTTGCCGCCGTCCCCGAGGAAACACCGCAGCGACCTGTCGTCCGCCTCATCGCCCACCCCGACGGCAGCCCCTACACCCCTGCCAGGGAAATCAGCCTCGCCGACCACCCTAAAATCCAGATCCTCGCCACAAAAACAACATAA
- a CDS encoding LL-diaminopimelate aminotransferase: MALINENYLKLPGSYLFAEIGRRVAAFKAANPEANVIRLGIGDVTRPLPSAVIEAMHAAVDEMAKSESFRGYGPEQGYSFLIEKIIENDYAARGIKLDTDEVFVSDGAKSDVGNIQEIFGVGNTVAITDPVYPVYLDTNVMAGRTGALGGDGRFEGIVYLPCTAENGFLPALPAVKVDMVYLCVPNNPTGTALPKAELKKWVDWAKANKAVIIYDSAYEAYIREPEVPHSIYEVEGAKEVAIELRSFSKTAGFTGTRCAYTVVPKTVMGYTKAGEAQQLNKMWNRRQTTKFNGVPYVVQKGAEAVYSPAGKEQVKATVDYYMTNAAIIREGLKSAGLEAYGGVNAPYIWLKTPNNLDSWAFFDKLLGEANIVGTPGSGFGPSGEGYFRLTAFGNRETTEEAISRIKTRLKL, translated from the coding sequence ATGGCTTTGATTAACGAGAATTATCTCAAGCTGCCTGGCAGCTACCTGTTCGCGGAGATCGGCCGGCGCGTGGCCGCTTTTAAAGCCGCCAACCCGGAGGCCAACGTTATCCGCCTGGGGATCGGCGATGTGACGCGGCCGCTGCCGTCCGCCGTTATCGAGGCGATGCACGCGGCGGTGGACGAGATGGCTAAGTCTGAGAGCTTCCGCGGCTATGGGCCTGAGCAGGGCTATTCCTTCCTGATCGAGAAGATCATCGAGAACGACTATGCCGCTCGCGGCATCAAGCTGGATACTGACGAGGTGTTCGTGAGCGACGGCGCGAAGAGCGACGTGGGCAACATCCAGGAGATTTTCGGGGTGGGCAATACGGTGGCGATCACCGACCCCGTTTACCCGGTTTACCTTGACACGAACGTTATGGCGGGGCGCACGGGCGCACTGGGCGGCGACGGCCGGTTCGAGGGCATCGTTTATTTGCCGTGCACGGCCGAGAACGGTTTCCTGCCCGCTTTGCCTGCGGTGAAGGTGGACATGGTTTATCTGTGCGTGCCGAACAATCCGACCGGCACCGCGCTGCCGAAGGCGGAACTGAAGAAGTGGGTGGATTGGGCGAAGGCCAATAAGGCGGTCATCATCTATGATTCCGCGTATGAGGCTTATATCCGCGAGCCCGAGGTGCCGCACAGCATCTACGAGGTGGAGGGGGCCAAGGAGGTTGCGATCGAGCTGAGGTCGTTCTCGAAGACGGCCGGCTTCACCGGCACCCGCTGCGCGTATACCGTGGTGCCCAAGACGGTGATGGGGTACACGAAGGCCGGCGAGGCCCAGCAGCTCAATAAGATGTGGAACCGGCGGCAGACGACGAAGTTCAACGGGGTGCCGTACGTCGTGCAGAAGGGCGCCGAGGCTGTATATTCGCCGGCCGGCAAGGAGCAGGTGAAGGCGACGGTCGATTATTATATGACGAACGCGGCCATCATCCGCGAGGGTTTGAAGAGCGCCGGCCTGGAGGCTTACGGCGGCGTGAACGCGCCTTATATCTGGCTGAAGACGCCGAACAACCTGGATTCGTGGGCGTTCTTCGACAAGCTGCTCGGCGAGGCCAATATCGTGGGTACGCCCGGCAGCGGTTTCGGCCCGTCGGGCGAGGGCTATTTCCGCCTCACGGCGTTTGGCAACCGCGAGACCACGGAAGAGGCGATCAGCCGGATCAAGACGCGGCTGAAGCTGTAG
- the dapF gene encoding diaminopimelate epimerase yields MQFSKWHGAGNDFVIVNGFKEKVAGLDLAAAGRLVCDRHFGVGADGLVFVLPSDSADFRMQIINSDGSEAEMCGNATRCVARYLYEQGLTDKTKVTLETLAGPIRPELVFTDGKVSGVRVDMGKPRFKRGEIPMSGPAEDGAVNVPVTVDGRTYYGIGVNMGNPHFVIFLDEDVRKVELPVTGPKIETDALFPRKTNVEFANVLSRGELRMRVWERGAGVTLACGTGTCATVVAGALSGRCDRTAQVHLDGGDLTIEWAEDDRVFMTGPAVEVFRGEFLLRI; encoded by the coding sequence ATGCAGTTTTCTAAGTGGCATGGCGCCGGCAACGATTTCGTGATCGTGAACGGGTTTAAGGAGAAGGTGGCGGGGCTGGATCTGGCCGCCGCCGGTCGCCTGGTGTGCGACCGTCATTTCGGCGTGGGGGCTGACGGTCTGGTGTTCGTGCTGCCGTCGGACAGCGCCGATTTCCGGATGCAGATCATCAATTCGGACGGCAGCGAGGCGGAGATGTGCGGCAACGCGACCCGCTGCGTCGCCCGGTATTTGTATGAGCAGGGCTTGACCGACAAGACGAAGGTGACGCTGGAGACGCTGGCGGGGCCGATCAGGCCGGAGCTGGTGTTCACGGACGGCAAGGTGAGCGGGGTGCGGGTGGATATGGGCAAGCCGCGCTTCAAGCGCGGCGAGATTCCGATGAGTGGACCGGCCGAGGACGGGGCGGTGAATGTGCCGGTGACGGTCGACGGCCGGACGTATTACGGCATCGGCGTGAATATGGGCAACCCCCATTTCGTTATTTTCCTCGACGAGGATGTGAGGAAGGTCGAGCTGCCGGTGACGGGGCCGAAGATCGAGACGGACGCGCTTTTCCCCCGCAAGACGAATGTGGAGTTCGCCAATGTGCTTAGCCGCGGCGAACTGAGGATGCGGGTGTGGGAGCGGGGCGCGGGCGTGACGCTGGCCTGCGGCACGGGGACGTGCGCCACGGTGGTGGCGGGGGCCTTGAGCGGGCGCTGCGACCGGACGGCGCAGGTGCATCTCGACGGCGGCGATCTGACGATCGAGTGGGCCGAGGATGACCGGGTGTTTATGACTGGCCCGGCGGTGGAGGTATTCCGCGGCGAGTTCTTGCTTAGAATATAA
- a CDS encoding cation-translocating P-type ATPase → MWHARSADDAISYWRTDSGEGLTNAEAAARLKLFGYNEVAEKERPAWWRRLLAQFQDFMVLVLLAATLISGLLGEYADAVTILAIVVLNAVLGFVQEHRAEQSMSALRKLTAPTARVVRHGCIQHVPARELVPGDILLLEPGDVVAADGRLAETANLEAEESALTGESLPVRKLADRVYDENVTVGDRKNMVYAGTVVTRGRGTAVVCGTGMNTEVGQIATLIQSATEDETPLQRRLDHLGRWLVWGCLGVCLVVVATGVARGEPLLLMCMTGISLAVAAIPEGLPAIVTVALALGVQRMIRRNAIVRKLPAVETLGCTTVICSDKTGTLTQNAMTVRQVYCGGKTYEVSGAGFEIKGEFFLDKQEFDAKKDKCLLQCLAVGCLCNNSVLKQGSVGISGLWRKKGARGWSVEGDPTEGALVVAAGKAGVWRADIEKRERRLAEIPFEAERRRMAVAYGGPEGAVLYVKGAPDTVLELCRYWFDGTVERPLTPELAASIAAANEAMTNGALRVLALAYRRLAPAEAAHVAEEAERELVFTGLAGMIDPPRPEVKEAIALCRQAGIGTVMITGDHRNTAVAIARELRMFRDGSSQALTGAEVDALSERELAAAAARTTVYARVSPAHKLRIVKALKNKGHIVAMTGDGVNDAPAVKEADIGVAMGLSGTDVTREASAMTLADDNFATIVAAVEEGRGIYDNIRKFIRYLLACNIGEVLTMFLAALAGLPLPLLPLQILWVNLVTDGLPAMALGVDPKAPDTMYRPPRNPAESVFSRGLARKIVFRGVQIGLTTVLVFAGVYLTKGDLALARTMAFATLVFCQLFHVYDCRSEILTIFELGVFTNKYLLLATCCSALMQTAVIHLPPLNAIFGTVPLGLKEWAIVLIVAGWTALVGGLRHLLLRRRPPVRSAFSRV, encoded by the coding sequence ATGTGGCATGCGAGAAGCGCGGACGACGCTATCAGCTACTGGCGCACCGACAGCGGCGAGGGACTGACGAACGCCGAGGCGGCGGCGAGGTTGAAGCTGTTCGGGTACAACGAGGTGGCGGAGAAGGAGCGGCCGGCCTGGTGGCGGCGTTTGCTGGCCCAGTTCCAGGATTTCATGGTGTTGGTGCTGTTGGCGGCGACGCTGATTTCCGGATTGTTGGGCGAGTATGCCGACGCGGTGACGATTTTGGCGATCGTGGTGCTGAACGCGGTGCTGGGGTTTGTGCAGGAGCACCGGGCTGAGCAGTCGATGTCCGCCTTGCGGAAACTGACGGCGCCGACGGCCCGCGTTGTCCGCCACGGCTGCATCCAGCACGTGCCGGCCCGCGAGTTGGTGCCTGGCGATATTCTGCTGCTGGAGCCGGGAGACGTGGTGGCGGCCGACGGCCGGTTGGCGGAGACTGCCAATCTGGAGGCCGAGGAGTCGGCGTTGACGGGCGAGTCGCTGCCGGTGCGCAAGCTGGCCGACCGGGTGTATGACGAGAATGTGACGGTGGGCGACCGCAAGAATATGGTGTACGCCGGGACGGTGGTTACCCGCGGCCGGGGGACGGCGGTCGTGTGCGGGACGGGGATGAATACCGAGGTCGGACAGATCGCGACGCTTATCCAGTCGGCGACGGAAGACGAGACGCCTTTGCAGCGGCGGCTGGATCATCTGGGGCGGTGGCTGGTGTGGGGCTGCCTGGGGGTGTGCCTGGTGGTGGTGGCTACCGGGGTGGCCAGGGGCGAGCCGCTGCTATTGATGTGCATGACGGGTATCAGCCTGGCGGTGGCGGCCATCCCCGAGGGGCTGCCGGCGATCGTGACGGTGGCGCTGGCGCTCGGGGTGCAGCGGATGATCCGCCGAAACGCAATCGTGCGGAAGCTGCCGGCGGTGGAGACGTTGGGCTGCACGACGGTGATCTGCTCGGATAAGACGGGGACGCTGACCCAGAACGCGATGACGGTGCGGCAGGTTTACTGCGGCGGGAAAACGTACGAGGTGAGCGGGGCCGGCTTCGAAATCAAAGGCGAATTTTTCCTCGACAAGCAGGAATTCGATGCCAAAAAGGATAAATGTTTACTGCAATGCCTGGCTGTCGGCTGTTTGTGCAACAACAGCGTGCTGAAGCAGGGCAGTGTAGGCATATCCGGACTGTGGCGCAAGAAGGGCGCCCGCGGCTGGTCGGTGGAGGGAGACCCCACCGAGGGTGCGCTGGTGGTGGCCGCCGGCAAGGCGGGCGTCTGGCGGGCCGATATCGAGAAGCGGGAGCGCCGTCTTGCGGAGATTCCGTTTGAGGCGGAGCGCCGCCGGATGGCGGTGGCCTACGGCGGGCCGGAAGGCGCGGTGCTGTATGTGAAGGGCGCGCCTGACACTGTGCTCGAGTTGTGCCGTTACTGGTTCGACGGAACTGTCGAAAGGCCGCTGACGCCCGAGCTTGCCGCAAGCATCGCCGCCGCCAATGAGGCGATGACGAACGGGGCTCTGAGGGTGCTGGCGCTGGCGTACCGCCGCCTGGCTCCGGCCGAGGCCGCGCACGTGGCCGAGGAGGCGGAACGGGAGCTGGTTTTCACCGGGCTGGCGGGGATGATCGATCCGCCGCGCCCGGAGGTGAAGGAGGCAATCGCCCTGTGCCGCCAGGCCGGCATCGGGACGGTGATGATCACCGGCGACCACCGGAATACGGCGGTGGCGATCGCCCGCGAGCTGAGGATGTTCCGCGACGGCTCGTCGCAGGCGTTGACGGGGGCTGAGGTGGATGCGCTGAGCGAGCGCGAGCTGGCGGCGGCCGCTGCCAGGACGACGGTGTACGCGCGGGTGTCGCCGGCCCATAAGCTCAGGATCGTGAAGGCGCTGAAGAATAAGGGCCATATCGTCGCTATGACGGGAGACGGCGTGAACGACGCCCCGGCGGTGAAGGAGGCCGATATCGGCGTGGCCATGGGCTTGTCGGGCACTGACGTGACCCGGGAGGCGTCGGCGATGACGCTGGCTGACGACAATTTCGCGACGATCGTGGCGGCGGTGGAGGAAGGCCGCGGCATTTACGACAATATCAGGAAGTTTATCCGTTATCTGTTGGCGTGCAATATCGGCGAGGTGCTGACGATGTTCCTGGCCGCGCTGGCGGGGCTGCCGCTGCCGCTGCTGCCGCTGCAGATTCTGTGGGTGAATCTGGTGACCGACGGGTTGCCGGCGATGGCGCTGGGGGTGGACCCCAAGGCGCCGGATACGATGTACCGGCCGCCGCGCAATCCGGCGGAGAGCGTTTTTTCCCGCGGTTTGGCGCGCAAGATCGTTTTCCGCGGCGTCCAGATCGGGCTTACGACGGTGCTGGTGTTCGCGGGCGTTTATCTGACGAAGGGCGATCTGGCGCTGGCGCGGACGATGGCGTTCGCCACGCTGGTGTTCTGCCAGTTGTTCCATGTTTATGACTGCCGGTCGGAGATTCTGACGATTTTCGAGCTCGGCGTGTTTACCAATAAGTATCTCCTGCTGGCGACCTGCTGTTCGGCGCTGATGCAGACGGCGGTGATCCATCTGCCGCCGCTGAACGCGATTTTCGGTACAGTGCCGCTGGGACTTAAGGAGTGGGCGATCGTGCTGATCGTGGCCGGCTGGACGGCGCTGGTCGGCGGTCTGCGCCATCTGCTTTTGCGGCGGCGGCCGCCGGTGCGTTCCGCCTTCAGCCGGGTATAA